In Zingiber officinale cultivar Zhangliang chromosome 11B, Zo_v1.1, whole genome shotgun sequence, a single window of DNA contains:
- the LOC122035047 gene encoding probable methionine--tRNA ligase — protein sequence MQNRKVCVLCNLKPATMRGIKSQAMVLAASNDDHTKVELVDPPSSAKVGERVTFLGYSGEPDSVLNAKSKVWEKLQVDLQSNSELVACYKDVPFTTSAGV from the exons ATGCAG AATCGGAAGGTTTGTGTCCTTTGTAACTTGAAGCCTGCAACCATGAGGGGCATTAAGTCACAAGCAATGGTCTTGGCTGCATCAAACGATGACCACACAAAG GTTGAGTTAGTTGATCCACCATCATCAGCCAAGGTTGGTGAACGAGTGACCTTTCTGGGATACTCAGGCGAACCAGACAGCGTCTTAAACGCCAAGAGCAAAGTTTGGGAGAAGCTGCAGGTTGATCTGCAGTCTAATTCAGAGCTGGTTGCCTGTTATAAGGATGTTCCTTTCACAACATCTGCTGGTGTTTGA